Genomic DNA from Bacillus kexueae:
CATATGGAAAAAGAACAATTTTTACACGAACAATATAGAGGGCTGGCGATTATAGAAGAAGACCCCTCCAAATTGCTTAATCGGTTTGAACAATATGAATCACATCTTTTATCAAAACAGACAAACTGAGTAGTCAAATCTACTCAGTCTGTCATATTCACTTTTCAAAAAAAGTAAAGTCCACAATATTGCTCATGCGTTAGCACATACGTCCAATGAACATCCTTTTCGTTTTGATAAAAACTGTCTGTCCATTAGAAATCAGCTGCCTGAATTTCTGAGACGTTTTCAAAGAAGAAAGCTTCATTAGAACAAAAAATACTACACATTCACTTTTATCTTGCTGATTGAATGCTTACCGAGCCCTGTCTCGTTCAAAGCATATAACCTTTTCATAACTAAAGATATGCCATAAAAATTGATCCAAATTTACAGCTTCTTTTTCCTCTTGAGATAGCGTTCCAGCGAAATGGCGCTCCTATTTATAGCGGACTTCCCCAACTATAGATTTCTCTTACCTTTACACTCTTTTTCTTTAAACGTGTTATAAATTACATACTATTTCCTGATAAACGGAGGTTCTTCCAGCATTTTAATCTTCTTTTTTACGGTTAAGATATTCCGTTCTATATTTCTTTGAACATCTTCATCAGAATCCTACCAATCCATTTTTTCACTTTACTGTCAAGACTACTTTTCCAAGAAAATTCTTCAATAGCCCTAATATACACATAATGTCTGTGTCAAAAATCAGTTTCTTTCAAGTCATAGTTCGTTAATGAAAACTGAAGTTCCGCTAACAATTCACCGATTTTCTTCATGAGAAACGATTGTTTTTGATTTTGAAAGCTTAAAAATAAAGGTTCTACCGGTTTAGCGTTCATCCATTCTTCAATTATGACAAATCCTTCATCAACCATCGCTTCATATAAAACTTTTGGTACCCTTACACCTTTTGACTAAAGAAGCTTCAAGCTTTTTATCTCTCGATGAAAGAATATTCCTGCTTATGAATTTTAACTGCCACCTGTTTGCGATTCATCTGCGCTCTAAATACGGATACTTCAGGTCATGTGACAACATACTGAAGTGAATGTATTTCTTCAAAAAGTAATTTTAAATTTATCGTTTCCTCCTCATACGTACTTTGGAGACATAATTATATTATTTGGAAAAAACTTTATTTACGATAGAACAATTTTACATTTTTATCCACAATTTTTAATATTTTTAAAAATCCTTTTGACACTCTTTTGGGAACATGCTAAGATGTCTATTAAATTCAAAAAATTTACTTTAAAACTCTTATTACGAGCGGTGGAGGGACTGGCCCTGTGAAGCCCGGCAACCATTCAGTCTTTCGATTGAAAAGGTGCTAAATCCTGCAAAGCAAGCGCTTTGACAAATAAGAGAGGACTTTCAAGCGCCCCTCTCTTTTATAAGAGAGGTTTTTTTATAAGACTGATAACCAACATTACGTACAAAATCAGAAAACAAAATAGAAATGCAACAGGTGCTTTGTGTGAATTCTGTACAAAGTTTAAAAGGGAAGCTCGGTGAAATTCCGACACGGTCCCGCCACTGTGATGGGGAGCGACTTATCAAAAGCCACTGTTTCTTTAGGAGATGGGAAGGGATAAGAAGCATTGATCCTAAGTCAGGAGACCTGCCTGCTGTATGCACTTATGCTCTACGCGGATATAGAGAGGAGTGAGGAAAATATGTTGAGAAACGTTAATCTCAACTCTAGTTAGTGATGCCTTTTAACTCCTTCCCTACGTGGGGAGGAGTTTTTTGTTGAGATAAAATACAAAAAGGAGATGTGACGAATGAATGTTCTTAGTTCAAATGTAGGTTATCCAAGAATTGGAGAAAATCGCGAATGGAAAGCGTTTCTTGAAAGTTATTGGCGAGGGGAGCTTGATCAAGAAACGTTTTTATCTAAAATGGACGAACTTCATCTACAACATGTGAAAAAACAAAAAGACGCAGGCATCGATCTAGTACCTATTGGTGATTTTACCTTTTATGACCACGTCCTAGATACCGCTTTTATGTTCGGCCTAGTGCCAAAGCGGTTTCATTCATCTCATGAACAACAGACGCTCGATACGTATTTTCAAATGGCACGTGGTTCAAAAGACGCAGTAGCATGTGAAATGACGAAGTGGTTTAACACAAATTATCACTATATTGTACCTGAATTGAATGATGTAATCCCGACTTTAGTAGAAAACCGCCCTCTTCGGTTATATAAGCAGGTGCAAAATCACTTACAAATAGATGGGAAACCCGTCTTATTAGGACCGATTTCATTTGTTAAATTATCAAAAGGATATGAATATAGAGATTTCAATTCAATTGTTAAGCAATTTGTTCCGTTATATGCTCAAATTTTATCCGAATTAGAAGCAGCCGGCGTTCAATGGGTTCAATTGGATGAACCGGTTTTAGTGACCGATATAACGGAAGATGAAATAGCTCTATTTCATGATGTATACGAGGAATTTCATCAAAGTGCACCGAATTTAAACCTTCTACTCCAAACGTATTTTGAACGAGTAGAGCACTATCAATCCGTCGTATCCCTACCTGTTCAAGCGATTGGGTTAGATTTTGTTAACGACCAAGGGGAAAATTTAAAAGCTATTCAAAAATACGGTTTTCCTCCAGAAAAGATTCTAGCAGCTGGTGTTATTGATGGTCGAAATATTTGGCGAATGGACTTAGAGCAAACCGTGAACTTACTTGATGAATTAACCTCTCATATATCAAACGAAAACCTGATCGTTCAACCATCATGTAGCTTACTTCATGTCCCTGTTACAGTAAAGAGTGAGACTTTTATGAACGATTCATTAAAAGAAGCTTTATCTTTTGCAGATGAAAAATTACAGGAACTTGTTCTGCTAACGAAAGGGATACAATTTGGAAAAGAGGTCATTAAAAAAGAAATCTCTAAAAATAAGAAAATCCTAAAATTGTTTAATGAATCTTCTGCTCGTCAAAATACGAACGTGAGTCAAGAAATGGCCTACATCGAATCCATTTCAGTTGAACGGAAAGCACCTTTTCGTGAGCGGCAAAATGTTCAACAACAAACTTTCCAACTGCCTCTTTTTCCAACTACGACAATCGGTAGCTTCCCGCAAACAAGCGATGTCAGATTGCAACGGGCAAAGTGGCGAAAAGGTGAAATCTCACAAGAAGATTATAGTCAATTTATTAAAAACAAAATTAACGACTGGATCAAAATTCAAGAAGAAATTGGTTTAGATGTTTTCGTACATGGGGAATTTGAGCGCACAGATATGGTTGAGTTCTTCGGAGAAAAACTTGGTGGCTTTGAAGTGACAAAAGCAGGTTGGGTACAATCTTACGGATCTCGTTGTGTAAAACCGCCTATCATTTATGGTGACGTTTATTTCCAAACACCGATGACGGTGAAAGAAACCACCTATGCTCAATCCTTAACCAATAAACCAGTCAAAGGAATGCTCACTGGACCTATTACGATTTTAAATTGGTCTTTCGTACGCCATGATCTCCCACGACATTCTGTAGCAAATCAAATTGCACTAGCCCTTCAAAAGGAAGTGAAAACGTTAGAACAAAATGGAATACGTATGATACAAGTAGACGAACCTGCCTTACGTGAAGGATTACCTTTAAAAAAAGAAGATTGGGAATCGTATCTAAACGCAGCCGTCTATGCATTCAAAATAGCCACTACTTCAGTTGAAAATGACACGCAAATTCATACCCATATGTGCTATTCAAATTTCGAGGATATCATCGAAGCTATTCAAAACCTCGATGCCGATGTCATATCGATTGAATCGTCTCGAAGTCATGGAGAACTCATCACCTCGTTTGAGCAATGTACGTATGAAAATGAAATTGGCTTAGGTGTTTACGATATTCATAGTCCACGAGTCCCTAAAATCAATGAGATGACTCAAAGTATTGAACGGGCGGTTCATGTCCTTCCAAAAGAGCTCATTTGGGTTAATCCAGATTGCGGATTAAAAACTAGAGGGATTGACGAAACGATTGAAGCACTAAAAGTAATGGTAAAAGCAGCTAAAAAGATGCGCAGTCGATTCGTCGTCCATAATGAGCAATAAAAGAAAAAGACCCTTTAAAAAAGAGTCTTTTAAGAAGAAAACGGATTATAAAAGCGACTTCCATCTTGAAACGTTACCCATAAACTAATAATAAAGAAAACAACGAGTATAGAGATGGCTAAGTAATCTTTCTTTTCGAACGAACGTGCATTGTACCACGTTCGTTTTTTCTTTTTCCCAAAACCTCGCAACTCCATCGCACTACTAATTGTATCAATTTTTTCGAGACTTGATAGAATGAGCGGTGCTAAAATCGCAGAAGCATTTTTAATTCGTTTCAACAGCTTCTCGTTTTTTGACATATCTAACCCACGTGCTTGTTGTGCCTTCGCAATATTACGGAAATCTCGTTGCACATCTGGTATATATCGTAATGCTAACGAGACAGCGTAAGCAATTCGATAACTTACACCTAAACGATTCAATGACGATGCGAACTCGCTCGGGTGAGTCGTTACGATAAACAACAACGCAGCTGGAATGACCGTTAAATATTTTAAAGTAATATTTAATTGGTAAAACAATTGCTCTGCCGTAAAGTTATACCGTCCATACATATCAAGTAACACATGGCTCGTCCCATATATTTTTACCCCTTCTTGAGGTGAAAATAAATAGATAGCAAGATTGTTAATCACTAAAAAAATTAAAATGAACAATAATACGAAAGCAATATCTTTTAATTTGATTTTAGATACGTAAAAAATAACAATGCTTGCAACAAATAATAGCAATAAGATGCGAGTATCATACGTAAGCATTGCTATGGAAGACCACAATAAAAAACAAATTAATTTCGTCGCTCCTGTTAATTGATGAATGGGTGAGCGGCGATCAATATACGCTAACATCTCATTAGCCATTTGCTCTCACCTCCCGATCAAATGCGATAAATCGTTCCACAAATTGAACAGGATCAGAGATGCCGGTTTTTTCTGCTAACGTATAGAGCGATGTTTCCTTTAAATTCGCTTGCTTTAACACGTCAGGATTTGCTAGAACACGAACATTTATATCGTCCGCTAATTTCTTTCCGTCAGTAATCACAATGACGCGGTCTGTATACTCAAGCATTAAGTGCATATCATGGGTAATCATGATAATGGTATAGCCTTTTTTATTTAACTCCACTAAGAATTCCATAATTTCCGTGTAATGATAAAAATCTTGCCCCGCTGTCGGTTCATCTAAAATGATGACTTCAGGTTGTAAAGCTAAAATCGACGCGATTGTCACTCGTTTCTTTTGCCCATAGCTTAACGCGGAAATTGGCCAATTTCGAAATGGATATAAACCACAAACTTTCAACGCCTCTTCTACGCGGTCCTTGATTTCATCTTGTGGTAAACCTCGGGCCACTAAGCCGAGCGCAACTTCATCGAAAATCATATGTTTTGAAATCATGTGGTTCGGATTTTGTAAAACCATTCCAATTTTCATAGATCGGTCTTTAATCGTTTCATTCGTTATCTCGTTCCCGTCATAATAAATATGACCAGAGGAAGGTTTTTCAAACCCACAAATGAGTTTGGATATGGTCGACTTTCCTGCTCCGTTCTTCCCTACGATACTAACCATTTCCCCTTTATGTATAGTAAAGGAAACGTTATGGATGGTTTGTTTCTTCGGCGTGTATCCAAAAGATACGTTTTGAACTTCTAATAAAGGTTCATTTTTTTCGATTACTTCTTTTTCCGGCGTTTCTTGAAACCATTTTTTTAATGATTCGCGAAATCGGTCAACTTGGAATCTTGAAAAGTTAGCCGGCTCGGATTCTTTCGTAATGTTTCCACCCGCATATTTAACAGCTTTCGTGTAAAGGGGTTCTCGAATATTCACGCTTTCCAAAATAGCCGTGGACAACAATTCATTCGGGTCCAAATCAGCAACCACTTCCCCCTTATCAATAACGATAATGCGGTCAACATGACGATATAAGACGTCCTCTAAACGATGTTCTATAATCACCACGGTTGTATTGGTTTCTTTTTGAATTTTATCGATTAAGTGGATCGCATGTTTACCTGTCGCAGGATCTAAGCTCGCTAACGGCTCATCAAAAAGGAGAATATCAACATCGTCAACCATCACGCCTGCCATCGCTACGCGTTGCTTTTGTCCTCCTGATAACTGTTGAACCGATGCATTTAAGAAGTCATCCATTTCCACCATTTTGGCAACTTCTTTCACTGTGTCGCTCATTTCCTTATTTGGCACGCAATCATTTTCAAGTGCGAAGGCAATATCCTCCCCAACAGAAAGCCCAATAAATTGTCCATCGGGATCTTGCAACACGGTGCCCACTTTTTTCGATATCGTAAATAAATCTAACTCACGTGTTTCCTTCCCCATAATGCGTAAACTTCCGTTGATTTCACCTTTATGAGAAAACGGAATAAGCCCATTGATACAATGACCAATGGTGCTTTTTCCTGAACCTGAAGGACCTACAATCAATACTTTTTCGCCTTCAAAAATTTTTAAGTTTATATTCTTTAATGTCGGTTTCTTTTGACTATGGTATTGAAAACTAAAATGTTCAAATTCAATTACTGCATTTTTCATTCTTATTCTCCTACAAATCGTGATGCTATCTCGGTTGTTGTAACGTATGTTGTGGGAGAGTCATTACTCCATATCTAAGCTGCCTTTTTTCGTACGAGTACGAGCATATAAAGATAGAAGAATTGTTCCTAAAATACCGACAACGACAATATTGGATAATCCAACGCTCATCCCTTGGATGAACACTTTATTAGCTGGCTCAGCATAAATCCAGATGTCTAGTGTCGGTGCTACAACGAACCAACCGAAAGCTTGAGCAACTACTTGTACAACATTAAAACTAGCAATTTTTTTCTTTGTAAACTCTCCAGACTCGATGTCGATCTTTTTCGAAACGAGACCGAATAAAAATCCAACTAACATACTAACAATAACCCAGCTCCACCATATTGAACCATAAAAAATAAGATCTTTCAACGCATGGCCAATCAATCCAATGAAGCCACCAGCAAGCGGCCCAAAGATTACGGCCATAAGTGCTAAAAATGCATACGTGACTTCAATATTTGTATTAGGTATACCAGTCGGAATCGATGAGAATCTACCTAAAATTACAAAGACTGCGGCCCCAATTCCGATCGCAACAATCGTACGAACCGATAATAATTGTTTCATCATACAAAACACTCACTTTCTCTCCAAAAATACTAATGAAAAATTGCGCAAATCCTATTATAACTGATGTCAACTACTTTGCGAATCGAAATTTTTAACTTTTGAATGGTTTAAAACAGAAAAATTGATTAAAGACCTTTCTTCATCGATAATTGTATGGATATTAAGTTCAAAAAGACTTTATTTCAATAAAACTACTTCAAATCCCACAATTTCGTTACAGTTCCTTTCAAGTATAAATATTGCTCCTCATTTGTATCTTCAAAGGCTTCCTCCCTTGTTGCCGATAAATCTAGATAATTGATTTTTGAAGTAAATTGACATGATGTAAAATCATAACGGGTTCCGTTTATTTCGTTATAGAAATGCCATCCTTCTGATAATTTGGTTTTTAAGATTCTCCCTCCTAATAGATCCTGTACTACTAGCGAAGTTACTCCACACTGCCCTCGATATGGGTTATCAATTGTCCATTTTGTACTTGATTTTTCGGACCAAGACTTTAGTAAAATTGAGCTTAACTTTTCTATATCCTTTGCACTCATATAATAATTTCTCCCTTTTTTAAAATTAAAAAACGTTCAAATAATGTGAACAACCGAAGTAATTCTCTCTTAAAACTCAAATTCCTTTCTTTTTCTTTGATCTTTATTATTCAAATACTAATCATTAAATTAACCATAATTTTATTATGTAAAGTTTTTTCACGATACAAAAAAGCAACTTATCATTTATTTTCTATTTCCTTCATAAAAATGGTACGAAGCATTTTTTCGATGGGAGATGAACTTCATGAAAGAGCATGAAAATAAAGATAAAGAAAAAGACAAAATGAAAAAGCGGCCAAACATATTAATTTTAATGGTTGATCAAGAAAGATACCCTTCTGTTTATGAATCAGAAGATGTGAAAAAATGGCGAAGAGAAAACTTGAAGGCTCAGGAGTGGTTAAAAAAGAACGGGTTCGAATTGAAAAATCATTATGCTGGCAGTACGGCTTGTTCACCTAGTAGAGCAACCTTATATACAGGACAATACCCTTCCCTTCATGGCGTTACACAAACGTCTGGTGCTGCGAAAGGACCGTTTGACCCTGATATGTTTTGGTTAGATCCTAATACCGTTCCAACTATGGGCGATTATTTTAGAGAAGCAGGATATGAAACGTATTGGAAAGGAAAATGGCATGCATCCGATGAAGACATTCTGATTCCTGGTACGAAAGATGCCTATACAAGCTATACAGCGACAGGAGTACCTGACAAAGAAAAGGTGGATGTTTATTTAAATGCAAACCGCTTAGATTCGTATGGATTTTCCGGATGGGTGGGTCCAGAACCTCATGGCTCAGCACCACGGAATTCAGGCTCTTCCGCTTCAATCGGTCTAAGTGGACGTGATGAAATTTATGCAGCAGAAACGATTGAACTCATTCAAACTTTAGAAAAGAAAGACAAAACGAAAGATTCTTCCCCATGGTTTATTATGTGTTCCTTTGTCAATCCACATGACATCGCATTATTTGGGGCATTTTCAGAAATCAGTCCATTATATAATTTTACAGTTGATCCATCCGTTCCTTCTATTCCACCAGCTCCTACGGCACATGAATCGCTTGAGACTAAACCTTCAGCTCAAAAAAGTTATAAGCATGTTTATCAGGAAGCCCTTCAGCCACTCGTTGACACCGAACATTACCGAAGGCTTTACTATTCGCTTCAAAAAGAGGTAGATGAACAAATGCAAAAAGTTATAAAAGCGCTGAAACACTCCTCTTTTTACGATGATACCATTATTGTCTTTTTATCCGACCATGGGGAATTGTTAGGGGCACATGGCGGGTTATTTCAAAAATGGTATAACACGTACGAAGAATCAATTCATGTTCCTTGTATATTCCATAGCAAAAAACTTTTTTCTTCCTATGAAAGCACAGACATGCTGACCTCACACGTTGATATTCTTCCAACCTTATTAGGACTTGCCAACATTGATGCGAACGGTATTCAAGAGAAGTTAAAAGCAAATCACAATGAAGTGCATCCTTTGGTAGGAAGAGATTTATCTCCTTTATTAAGGGGGAAAAATCAGTTTTTCCGTGCAAACGAGCCACTATACTTTATGAGCGACGACGATTTCACAAGAGGTTTAAATCAATACACAGTGTCTGGGAAACCTTACGAATCTGTCATACAACCAAACCATACGGAAGCGATATTAACGAAATTGCCAACAGGGAAAAATGACACATTACAAACGTGGAAATTCACCCGCTATTTTGATAACCCACAGTTTTGGAGTAATCCAGGATGTGAAGATAAAGTAGTTGATGAAGCTTGCGTAAAAGATTTGTCAGATGATAAATCTTGTTCATTATGTATAACAAATATTAAAACTTCCCCAGTTCCAGATGAATTTGAGCTATACAATTTAACAGAAGACCCGCTGGAGGAACGAAACTTAGCGAGTCTCAAATATCAAACCCCAAAAATAAAAGCAATAGAGCAAATGTTGATGTCTGCATTAGAAGAACAATGCAAACAAAAACGGCTAGCTCCTTCTAGTGGTTCTGTACCAGGAATGCCTTCGTGTTCATGTGACGGAGTTTAATCCTTTACAAAGATTTGGGGAGAGTATTTTCTCCCCAATGGAATTATGACGGTTATATAATGCTTTAATCCTTCTGTTGCTTTTCCCCAATATAGGCTGGCTCGGAAAGACGTAAATCATACCCGTGATCTTCTGGTGATACATGAATAAGATCTTCTTTCGCCCCTACAATACTAGCCGTTTTTAGTTCGTTTTCAAAATCATCAAGGTCCTTCTTCAATTATGCTCCCTCCTTTTTCCCATCGCCGATAGGAGTATTTTTCGTTTAAATTCCATAAAATATGTTCGAATGTTTTTAAAGGAGGTAATCGCTTGAAGAAAAAATTAGAACAAGCCGTCGAACATGCGAATGAAACGAACCCAACAACTCGAAGTCGTCCAAAACCGAAGACATCTAAAGCCGACAGAAAATTATAAGTTTAAATGCTGTCACGATAAATAAAGTGACAGCTCCTCTTTCGATTGCTCAAAATTCTTCATTAACTGCTTTTTATTTCGTTCAACATGAAGCATTAAATGAATTGTAAGGACTAACAAGATACATGAAGAAGCAATCACTACAACTTGTAACGGTAACAGTTGAGCTGCAATACCAACGAAAAAGGTGATACAAATAATAGAAAAGGCTCCAACTACTTCGTACATACTTACGATGCGGCCTACAATATTTTGCGGGATGTTCGTTTGATAAAAGGAATAAAAGCCAGTATTTGCTAGAGCAAGTGATAATGACAGAATAACAAACCCTGTTGCCGCTTGCGCAAACGTTGTAGAAAAAGCATAAATTAAATACCCTATAGAAACAAAAACAGAACCTTTCCCTAACAAGCTAACTCCAGTCACTTTTTTCCCACATAATGCAACGATAATGGATCCAAAAGCGTATCCTCCGCCAGCTATGCTAACGAGCAATGCATACTGACTATCGGTTAATTCAACAACTTGTTTGGCAAATGCCGCTTCCAATGAATCAATAGCGGTAGCCATCACCAGTAGGCTCGAAAATAAGACATACGTTATTATGATATAAGAATGACTTTTGCTAAAACGAAAGACGAGGCGCCAATCACTTTGAACGGTTTTCAAGGTAAGTTTGTTTCCTTCACCTGAAGATAGAATATGTTGATCGACATCAGGAAGAAAAAGCAACAGAATTGCAGAAATCAATAACATAAAGCCGTTAAACGTTATCGCAGTCATTTCATTCCCGACTATAAAAAACATTCCGGCAATCGCTGGACCTATAACAAAACCTCCAGATTCTACAAAACTCCGCCATGCATTGAAACGAGTTCGATTTTTATGTTGAACAAATAAACTAAAGTATGACATGGATGCAGGGCGAAAGGTAGAACTTGCAATATTTATTATGAATACAATTGCATACATCGAAAATATGGATGGAAGAATTGGAATTATAAATAACAAAAAGGCTCGTAAAAAATCAATACCTATCATTAAGCGCCGTTTATTCATTCGATCTATAACACTACCTGCCCAGCTGTTCGTAATAAGCGCTGCAAATGGCTTTAACATA
This window encodes:
- a CDS encoding MFS transporter; protein product: MMKEKGEYIMRGWHSIILLVSIGISNIGDWVYLISLNLIVLNETDSPFAVAVLYMLKPFAALITNSWAGSVIDRMNKRRLMIGIDFLRAFLLFIIPILPSIFSMYAIVFIINIASSTFRPASMSYFSLFVQHKNRTRFNAWRSFVESGGFVIGPAIAGMFFIVGNEMTAITFNGFMLLISAILLLFLPDVDQHILSSGEGNKLTLKTVQSDWRLVFRFSKSHSYIIITYVLFSSLLVMATAIDSLEAAFAKQVVELTDSQYALLVSIAGGGYAFGSIIVALCGKKVTGVSLLGKGSVFVSIGYLIYAFSTTFAQAATGFVILSLSLALANTGFYSFYQTNIPQNIVGRIVSMYEVVGAFSIICITFFVGIAAQLLPLQVVVIASSCILLVLTIHLMLHVERNKKQLMKNFEQSKEELSLYLS
- a CDS encoding YunG family protein, with the protein product MSAKDIEKLSSILLKSWSEKSSTKWTIDNPYRGQCGVTSLVVQDLLGGRILKTKLSEGWHFYNEINGTRYDFTSCQFTSKINYLDLSATREEAFEDTNEEQYLYLKGTVTKLWDLK
- a CDS encoding sulfatase-like hydrolase/transferase, which produces MKEHENKDKEKDKMKKRPNILILMVDQERYPSVYESEDVKKWRRENLKAQEWLKKNGFELKNHYAGSTACSPSRATLYTGQYPSLHGVTQTSGAAKGPFDPDMFWLDPNTVPTMGDYFREAGYETYWKGKWHASDEDILIPGTKDAYTSYTATGVPDKEKVDVYLNANRLDSYGFSGWVGPEPHGSAPRNSGSSASIGLSGRDEIYAAETIELIQTLEKKDKTKDSSPWFIMCSFVNPHDIALFGAFSEISPLYNFTVDPSVPSIPPAPTAHESLETKPSAQKSYKHVYQEALQPLVDTEHYRRLYYSLQKEVDEQMQKVIKALKHSSFYDDTIIVFLSDHGELLGAHGGLFQKWYNTYEESIHVPCIFHSKKLFSSYESTDMLTSHVDILPTLLGLANIDANGIQEKLKANHNEVHPLVGRDLSPLLRGKNQFFRANEPLYFMSDDDFTRGLNQYTVSGKPYESVIQPNHTEAILTKLPTGKNDTLQTWKFTRYFDNPQFWSNPGCEDKVVDEACVKDLSDDKSCSLCITNIKTSPVPDEFELYNLTEDPLEERNLASLKYQTPKIKAIEQMLMSALEEQCKQKRLAPSSGSVPGMPSCSCDGV
- the metE gene encoding 5-methyltetrahydropteroyltriglutamate--homocysteine S-methyltransferase, coding for MNVLSSNVGYPRIGENREWKAFLESYWRGELDQETFLSKMDELHLQHVKKQKDAGIDLVPIGDFTFYDHVLDTAFMFGLVPKRFHSSHEQQTLDTYFQMARGSKDAVACEMTKWFNTNYHYIVPELNDVIPTLVENRPLRLYKQVQNHLQIDGKPVLLGPISFVKLSKGYEYRDFNSIVKQFVPLYAQILSELEAAGVQWVQLDEPVLVTDITEDEIALFHDVYEEFHQSAPNLNLLLQTYFERVEHYQSVVSLPVQAIGLDFVNDQGENLKAIQKYGFPPEKILAAGVIDGRNIWRMDLEQTVNLLDELTSHISNENLIVQPSCSLLHVPVTVKSETFMNDSLKEALSFADEKLQELVLLTKGIQFGKEVIKKEISKNKKILKLFNESSARQNTNVSQEMAYIESISVERKAPFRERQNVQQQTFQLPLFPTTTIGSFPQTSDVRLQRAKWRKGEISQEDYSQFIKNKINDWIKIQEEIGLDVFVHGEFERTDMVEFFGEKLGGFEVTKAGWVQSYGSRCVKPPIIYGDVYFQTPMTVKETTYAQSLTNKPVKGMLTGPITILNWSFVRHDLPRHSVANQIALALQKEVKTLEQNGIRMIQVDEPALREGLPLKKEDWESYLNAAVYAFKIATTSVENDTQIHTHMCYSNFEDIIEAIQNLDADVISIESSRSHGELITSFEQCTYENEIGLGVYDIHSPRVPKINEMTQSIERAVHVLPKELIWVNPDCGLKTRGIDETIEALKVMVKAAKKMRSRFVVHNEQ
- a CDS encoding energy-coupling factor transporter transmembrane component T family protein; protein product: MANEMLAYIDRRSPIHQLTGATKLICFLLWSSIAMLTYDTRILLLLFVASIVIFYVSKIKLKDIAFVLLFILIFLVINNLAIYLFSPQEGVKIYGTSHVLLDMYGRYNFTAEQLFYQLNITLKYLTVIPAALLFIVTTHPSEFASSLNRLGVSYRIAYAVSLALRYIPDVQRDFRNIAKAQQARGLDMSKNEKLLKRIKNASAILAPLILSSLEKIDTISSAMELRGFGKKKKRTWYNARSFEKKDYLAISILVVFFIISLWVTFQDGSRFYNPFSS
- a CDS encoding ABC transporter ATP-binding protein, producing the protein MKNAVIEFEHFSFQYHSQKKPTLKNINLKIFEGEKVLIVGPSGSGKSTIGHCINGLIPFSHKGEINGSLRIMGKETRELDLFTISKKVGTVLQDPDGQFIGLSVGEDIAFALENDCVPNKEMSDTVKEVAKMVEMDDFLNASVQQLSGGQKQRVAMAGVMVDDVDILLFDEPLASLDPATGKHAIHLIDKIQKETNTTVVIIEHRLEDVLYRHVDRIIVIDKGEVVADLDPNELLSTAILESVNIREPLYTKAVKYAGGNITKESEPANFSRFQVDRFRESLKKWFQETPEKEVIEKNEPLLEVQNVSFGYTPKKQTIHNVSFTIHKGEMVSIVGKNGAGKSTISKLICGFEKPSSGHIYYDGNEITNETIKDRSMKIGMVLQNPNHMISKHMIFDEVALGLVARGLPQDEIKDRVEEALKVCGLYPFRNWPISALSYGQKKRVTIASILALQPEVIILDEPTAGQDFYHYTEIMEFLVELNKKGYTIIMITHDMHLMLEYTDRVIVITDGKKLADDINVRVLANPDVLKQANLKETSLYTLAEKTGISDPVQFVERFIAFDREVRANG
- a CDS encoding ECF-type riboflavin transporter substrate-binding protein; the protein is MMKQLLSVRTIVAIGIGAAVFVILGRFSSIPTGIPNTNIEVTYAFLALMAVIFGPLAGGFIGLIGHALKDLIFYGSIWWSWVIVSMLVGFLFGLVSKKIDIESGEFTKKKIASFNVVQVVAQAFGWFVVAPTLDIWIYAEPANKVFIQGMSVGLSNIVVVGILGTILLSLYARTRTKKGSLDME